The following proteins come from a genomic window of Ochotona princeps isolate mOchPri1 chromosome 14, mOchPri1.hap1, whole genome shotgun sequence:
- the LOC131477955 gene encoding long-chain-fatty-acid--CoA ligase ACSBG2-like: MTIESSGSRQTGAATGGGSSCQSCSGLVSDLLQYHQEQSSGGGEGQAPVTLEEEPEDHWMDTSKPPRFFRDSVNHFGTHPALASKNGKKWEMLNFTQYYQACRKAARSLIKLGLQHFHAVGILGFNSMQWFIATLGAILAGGLCVGIYATNSADACQYVISQAKVNLLLVENDQQLQKILSVKPDLARPATSHPQGNSRLPG, from the exons ATGACCATCGAATCCTCGGGTTCTCGACAGACAGGAGCAGCGACTGGAGGCGGGTCTTCCTGCCAGTCCTGCTCAGGTCTTGTCTCCGACCTTTTGCAGTACCATCAGGAGCAATCCAGTGGAGGTGGTGAAGGCCAAGCCCCTGTGACTCTGGAAGAGGAGCCTGAGGACCATTGGATGGACACCAGCAAGCCCCCAA GGTTCTTCCGTGACTCCGTCAACCACTTCGGcacccacccagctctggcctcgAAGAATGGCAAGAAGTGGGAGATGTTGAACTTCACCCAGTACTACCAGGCCTGTCGGAAGGCTGCCAGGTCCCTCATCAAG CTGGGTCTGCAGCACTTCCACGCAGTTGGCATCCTGGGTTTCAACTCCATGCAGTGGTTCATAGCTACGCTCGGTGCCATCCTAGCAGG aggTCTCTGTGTTGGCATTTATGCCACAAACTCTGCCGACGCTTGCCAATATGTCATCAGTCAGGCCAAGGTGAACCTCTTGCTGGTGGAAAACGACCAACAGCTTCAGAAGATCCTTTCGGTAAAGCCGGATCTGGCACGGCCTGCCACGTCCCACCCCCAGGGGAACTCTAGACTCCCGGGCTAG